One Algibacter sp. L3A6 genomic region harbors:
- a CDS encoding rhomboid family protein — protein MSLTTDIKYKLARLNILEKIIAVNVVVFLVGLILPRFLSWFELPSNAFTALVNPWTIVSYAFVHYDFLHLLFNMLWLYVIARMFLNLFSPKRALNIYFLGAISGGAMFLLGYALLPSFFGGNSSLVGASAAVRALLIFLCAYMPNQDVRVFMFNLKLWYIGAGLVVLDVVGLFGLNAGGNLAHLGGALLGYVYATQLVKGNDIGSGFERLADAVANLFKPSKKAPLKTVHKNKSKVGGYKKSDFSQFNNQKKIDVILDKISKSGYDSLTAEEKELLFRAGK, from the coding sequence ATGAGTTTAACTACCGATATAAAATATAAGCTAGCAAGGCTTAATATATTAGAGAAAATAATAGCGGTAAATGTTGTTGTTTTTTTAGTAGGGCTAATTTTGCCAAGATTTTTAAGTTGGTTCGAGTTGCCTAGCAATGCTTTTACGGCTCTAGTGAACCCATGGACCATAGTAAGTTACGCTTTTGTGCATTACGATTTTTTACACTTACTATTCAACATGCTTTGGTTATACGTTATCGCGCGTATGTTTCTAAACCTATTTAGCCCTAAAAGAGCTTTAAATATTTATTTTTTAGGTGCCATAAGTGGTGGTGCTATGTTTCTTTTGGGCTATGCATTATTGCCTAGTTTTTTTGGTGGTAACTCTAGTTTAGTAGGCGCTTCGGCAGCTGTCCGAGCTTTGTTAATTTTCTTGTGTGCTTATATGCCTAACCAAGATGTGCGTGTTTTTATGTTCAATCTTAAACTTTGGTATATTGGTGCTGGCCTTGTGGTTTTAGATGTTGTTGGGTTATTCGGATTAAATGCAGGCGGTAATTTGGCGCATCTTGGTGGTGCACTTTTAGGTTATGTTTATGCGACACAATTAGTAAAAGGAAACGATATAGGTAGCGGTTTCGAGCGTTTGGCAGATGCGGTTGCAAATTTGTTTAAACCTTCAAAAAAAGCACCTTTAAAAACGGTTCATAAAAATAAAAGCAAGGTAGGTGGTTATAAAAAATCAGATTTTAGCCAGTTTAATAATCAGAAAAAAATTGATGTTATTTTAGATAAAATCAGTAAAAGTGGGTATGATAGTTTAACAGCCGAAGAAAAAGAATTGCTCTTCAGAGCAGGTAAATAA
- a CDS encoding rhomboid family intramembrane serine protease, translating into MMRISETVKHLIIINVIMFIGTLFIGNGGFYQWFAMYFPQNELFKPWQLITHMFMHGGGYIQNLSITHLLFNMFALWMFGSPVEQTLGARRFLFIYISAGLGAVLLQIGFYYFQYLPNYNALLDSGLSSESIKAMLTNNETVAGVSQSQITLLKEIYPAFNASMVGASGCIMGVMAAFAMMNPNAELMMIFLPIPIKAKYFIPGIIILDLISGVTGQSFFSPSNTAYMAHVGGAITGFLIMYYWKKTQFNHNRWN; encoded by the coding sequence ATGATGCGAATTTCAGAAACCGTTAAACACCTAATAATCATTAATGTGATTATGTTTATCGGGACCTTATTTATAGGGAATGGTGGTTTTTATCAATGGTTCGCAATGTATTTTCCCCAGAACGAATTATTTAAACCGTGGCAATTAATCACGCATATGTTTATGCATGGTGGTGGTTATATCCAAAATTTAAGTATTACGCACTTATTATTTAATATGTTCGCTTTATGGATGTTTGGTTCACCTGTAGAGCAAACTTTGGGAGCCAGACGCTTTCTGTTTATTTATATCTCTGCCGGTTTAGGCGCAGTTTTATTGCAAATAGGTTTTTACTATTTTCAATATTTACCAAATTATAATGCATTATTAGATTCTGGTTTATCTTCAGAGAGTATCAAAGCTATGCTAACCAATAATGAAACTGTAGCAGGAGTTTCCCAATCTCAAATAACACTGCTTAAAGAAATTTATCCGGCGTTCAATGCGAGTATGGTAGGTGCCTCAGGTTGTATAATGGGCGTTATGGCAGCTTTTGCTATGATGAATCCTAATGCAGAATTAATGATGATTTTTTTACCAATTCCTATAAAAGCGAAGTATTTTATACCAGGAATCATTATTTTAGATTTAATTTCAGGCGTTACTGGTCAGTCATTTTTCAGTCCAAGTAATACGGCATACATGGCCCACGTTGGAGGTGCAATTACAGGGTTTTTAATCATGTATTATTGGAAAAAAACACAGTTTAATCATAACCGTTGGAACTAA
- the mutL gene encoding DNA mismatch repair endonuclease MutL has translation MADIIQLLPDHVANQIAAGEVVQRPASVVKELLENAIDAGSDSIKLIIKDAGKTLIQVIDNGKGMSTTDARLSFERHATSKIRNAEDLFQLHTKGFRGEALASIAAIAHVELKTKQPHDDVGNTIVMEGSKVTSQDVVVTPQGTSVSVKNLFFNIPARRNFLKSDNVELRHIIDEFHRVALAHPSIGFVFYNNGNEAFNLPISNYRQRIVNIFGTKTNEKLVPVEEETEVLKISGFVGKPEFAKKTRGEQYFFVNDRFIKSAYLNHAIASAYDGLLKNGTHASYFLNLTVDPQTIDINIHPTKTEIKFDDEHTLYAILRSAVKHSLGQFNIAPVLDFERDANLDTPYELKKESARASTPTIEVDRSFNPFQDEAPVKQRAVSYKKEPTESWESLYVGLESKGTKTQQDFSEVHFETEEATVSMFDKDIEKTHTTYQLHNKYIVSTIKSGMLVIDQHRAHQRILYEDYLQHLTIKGALSQQLLFPLDLHFSNQEIAVIIQLKEDLEHTGFVFSNVKEESIEIIGVPVGVPESEVSIILEQLISDVENEVPDSNFSATDLLAKSMAKSLAIKTGQSLQKDEQEHLVNKLFACKEPNVSPTNRTTFVTMSVDELDKKFI, from the coding sequence ATGGCAGACATTATACAGCTTTTACCCGACCATGTCGCAAACCAAATTGCTGCTGGAGAAGTTGTTCAACGTCCAGCATCTGTTGTCAAGGAATTGCTTGAAAATGCAATCGACGCAGGCTCGGACTCTATTAAACTCATTATAAAAGATGCGGGTAAAACCCTTATTCAAGTTATCGATAACGGTAAAGGAATGAGTACTACCGATGCGCGATTAAGTTTCGAGCGTCATGCAACATCTAAAATTCGAAATGCAGAAGATTTATTTCAGCTGCATACTAAAGGCTTTCGTGGCGAGGCTTTAGCGAGTATTGCTGCCATTGCGCACGTAGAATTGAAAACCAAACAACCTCATGATGATGTTGGAAACACCATCGTAATGGAAGGTAGTAAGGTTACCAGCCAGGATGTGGTTGTAACACCACAAGGAACTTCTGTTTCAGTTAAAAATTTGTTTTTTAATATTCCTGCTAGACGTAATTTTTTAAAATCGGATAACGTAGAATTACGTCATATTATAGACGAGTTTCATCGTGTAGCCTTGGCGCACCCAAGCATCGGGTTTGTTTTTTACAATAATGGAAACGAAGCCTTTAATTTACCAATTAGTAATTACAGACAGCGTATTGTAAATATCTTCGGAACAAAAACTAACGAAAAATTAGTGCCCGTAGAAGAAGAAACTGAAGTGCTTAAAATATCTGGTTTTGTTGGTAAACCTGAATTTGCTAAAAAAACGAGAGGAGAACAGTACTTTTTTGTGAACGATAGGTTTATAAAAAGCGCTTATTTAAATCATGCCATAGCATCGGCTTACGATGGATTGCTTAAAAATGGAACACACGCCAGTTATTTTTTAAATTTAACCGTAGATCCGCAAACTATTGATATCAATATTCACCCGACTAAAACTGAAATTAAGTTTGACGATGAGCATACGCTTTATGCTATTCTTCGTTCTGCTGTAAAACACAGTTTAGGGCAGTTTAATATTGCTCCAGTTTTAGATTTTGAGCGCGATGCTAATTTAGATACGCCATACGAGCTAAAAAAAGAATCTGCTAGAGCGAGCACACCAACTATAGAAGTAGATAGAAGTTTTAATCCGTTTCAGGATGAAGCCCCAGTGAAGCAGAGAGCCGTTTCTTATAAAAAAGAACCAACAGAAAGTTGGGAGAGTTTATACGTTGGTTTAGAATCTAAAGGCACGAAAACGCAACAAGATTTTAGCGAAGTACATTTCGAAACCGAGGAAGCTACGGTTTCCATGTTCGATAAAGATATTGAGAAAACCCACACCACATACCAATTACACAATAAGTATATTGTGAGTACTATTAAATCTGGTATGTTGGTTATTGATCAACATAGAGCGCATCAACGTATTTTGTATGAAGATTACCTTCAGCATCTTACTATAAAAGGCGCTTTAAGTCAGCAATTATTATTCCCTTTAGATTTACATTTTTCAAATCAAGAAATAGCTGTTATTATTCAGTTAAAAGAAGATTTAGAACATACCGGTTTTGTGTTTTCTAACGTTAAAGAAGAGTCTATTGAAATTATAGGAGTTCCAGTTGGCGTTCCAGAAAGTGAGGTGTCTATTATTTTAGAACAACTTATTAGTGATGTAGAAAACGAAGTGCCGGACAGTAATTTTTCGGCAACCGATTTACTAGCAAAATCTATGGCGAAAAGTTTGGCCATAAAAACAGGGCAGTCTTTGCAAAAAGACGAGCAAGAGCATTTAGTAAATAAGCTATTTGCTTGTAAAGAACCTAATGTTTCGCCTACTAATAGAACGACATTTGTAACGATGAGTGTTGACGAATTAGACAAAAAATTTATATAA
- a CDS encoding riboflavin synthase subunit beta, with the protein MGILKARKNKKFSYTPRFFDDKGEGNPFEIKHKFDEYRTTVGPNKGFKTKLNNALSELKHNRDRDANRRILIIVGVLVLVFLFIIDFDLSIFFSK; encoded by the coding sequence ATGGGAATCTTAAAGGCAAGAAAAAATAAAAAATTCAGTTATACACCTCGTTTTTTTGACGATAAAGGTGAAGGAAACCCTTTTGAAATAAAACATAAGTTTGACGAATACAGAACCACTGTTGGTCCAAACAAAGGCTTTAAAACAAAACTAAACAATGCTTTAAGCGAATTAAAGCATAATAGAGATCGTGATGCTAACCGACGCATTTTAATTATTGTAGGTGTGTTAGTATTAGTGTTTTTATTTATCATCGATTTCGATTTATCTATATTCTTTTCTAAATAA
- the ribH gene encoding 6,7-dimethyl-8-ribityllumazine synthase, which yields MATVNKNLSDYDKTTIPNAKDFRFGIVVSEWNDTITEGLYQGAYNALIENGVDPENIVRWNVPGSFELIYGCKKMQEQMVNAIVAIGSVIQGETKHFDFVCDGVTQGIKDLNVQGETPVIFCVLTDNNMQQSIDRSGGKHGNKGTEAAIAAIKMAELRRIS from the coding sequence ATGGCAACAGTAAATAAAAATTTATCGGATTACGATAAAACAACAATCCCAAATGCGAAAGACTTTCGATTTGGGATTGTTGTTTCAGAATGGAATGATACTATTACCGAAGGTTTATATCAAGGTGCATATAATGCTTTGATTGAAAATGGGGTGGACCCAGAAAATATTGTACGCTGGAATGTGCCAGGTAGTTTCGAGCTTATTTACGGATGTAAAAAAATGCAAGAACAAATGGTCAATGCCATTGTTGCTATTGGCTCTGTAATACAAGGCGAAACCAAACATTTCGATTTTGTATGTGATGGGGTAACACAAGGGATCAAAGATTTAAATGTGCAAGGAGAAACTCCTGTTATTTTCTGTGTGCTTACTGATAATAATATGCAACAATCTATAGATCGTTCTGGCGGAAAACACGGGAACAAAGGCACTGAAGCTGCTATTGCTGCAATTAAAATGGCAGAACTACGTAGAATTAGTTAA
- a CDS encoding tetratricopeptide repeat protein: MATYNKRGYKPKTKVEKEQDIEEGSTTAEVFNTLDETASKTEDFVAKNQKYIFIIIGVVALVVLGSLAYKEFVAAPKQENAMNDMFQAQKYFDQAVTGVAKDSLYNLALTGGEGKFGMLDVIEEYSGTDAANLANYYAGTAYLRLKDYKNAVEYLSAFDSEDEVLAPLAKGNIGDAFVQLNQKEDALEYYEKAAKMRDNEYTTPMYLYKAGAIALDLGKADKALDFFTQIKEKYPNATEASTVDVFIGKAQVLANK; this comes from the coding sequence ATGGCGACATATAATAAGAGAGGTTACAAACCGAAAACGAAAGTTGAGAAAGAACAAGATATTGAAGAAGGATCAACAACGGCTGAAGTTTTTAACACCCTTGATGAAACAGCTTCTAAAACAGAGGATTTTGTAGCGAAGAATCAAAAATATATTTTTATTATTATTGGTGTTGTAGCATTAGTTGTTTTAGGGTCGTTAGCATACAAAGAATTTGTAGCTGCACCTAAGCAAGAAAATGCAATGAACGATATGTTTCAAGCACAAAAATATTTTGACCAAGCGGTAACAGGTGTTGCTAAAGATTCGCTTTACAACTTAGCCTTAACTGGTGGTGAAGGTAAATTTGGTATGTTAGATGTTATAGAAGAATATAGCGGTACAGATGCAGCTAACTTAGCAAACTATTATGCAGGAACAGCATACTTAAGATTAAAAGATTACAAAAATGCTGTAGAGTATTTAAGTGCTTTTGATAGTGAGGATGAAGTTTTAGCGCCTTTAGCAAAAGGAAACATAGGTGATGCTTTTGTACAGTTAAACCAAAAAGAAGATGCTTTAGAGTACTACGAAAAAGCAGCTAAAATGAGAGATAACGAGTATACTACACCAATGTATTTATACAAAGCAGGTGCTATTGCTTTAGATTTAGGAAAAGCTGATAAAGCTTTAGATTTCTTTACTCAAATTAAAGAAAAATATCCAAACGCTACCGAAGCGTCTACTGTAGATGTGTTTATCGGAAAAGCGCAAGTGTTGGCTAACAAATAA
- the recF gene encoding DNA replication/repair protein RecF (All proteins in this family for which functions are known are DNA-binding proteins that assist the filamentation of RecA onto DNA for the initiation of recombination or recombinational repair.) gives MILKSLSLLNYKNFDSKTFAFNEKINCIVGNNGIGKTNVLDAIYHLSFGKSYFNPVATQNIKHDEEFFVINGDYEKEEKPEKVIVSLKRGQKKIIKRNGKAYDKFSEHIGFLPLVIISPADRDLIIEGSTTRRKFIDSVISQSDNAYLNTLINYNKILTQRNALLKYFALNHTFNKDTLDVYNSQLTDFGTKIFGKRDAFLQEFIPIFKSRYEAISNGNEDVDLNYHSDLFDDDLNTLLNKAINKDKALQYTSVGIHKDDLHFNISGHPIKKFGSQGQQKSFLIALKLAQFDFIKAQSGVNPILLLDDIFDKLDEQRVSQIIKLVDDENFGQLFISDTHGERTENAVKQVHQSYEIFKLE, from the coding sequence ATGATTTTAAAATCACTTTCATTACTCAATTATAAAAATTTTGATAGCAAAACCTTTGCTTTCAACGAGAAAATTAATTGCATTGTAGGCAATAATGGCATTGGAAAAACCAATGTGCTCGATGCTATCTATCATTTATCCTTCGGAAAAAGCTATTTCAATCCAGTAGCCACGCAAAATATTAAGCACGACGAAGAGTTTTTTGTGATTAATGGGGATTATGAAAAAGAGGAAAAACCAGAGAAAGTAATTGTAAGTTTGAAACGTGGCCAGAAAAAGATTATAAAACGCAACGGAAAAGCTTATGATAAGTTTAGCGAACACATAGGTTTTTTACCCTTAGTTATTATTTCGCCTGCCGATAGAGATTTAATTATTGAAGGCAGTACAACCCGTAGAAAATTTATTGATAGCGTAATTTCACAAAGTGACAATGCCTATCTAAATACGTTAATTAACTATAATAAAATTTTAACGCAACGAAACGCACTACTTAAGTATTTTGCGCTAAACCACACCTTTAATAAAGACACTTTAGATGTGTACAATAGCCAACTAACAGATTTTGGAACTAAAATTTTCGGAAAACGTGATGCCTTTTTACAAGAATTCATCCCTATTTTTAAATCTAGATACGAAGCGATTAGCAATGGTAACGAAGATGTAGACTTAAATTACCACAGTGATTTGTTTGACGATGACTTAAACACACTATTAAACAAGGCAATCAATAAAGATAAAGCTCTGCAATACACAAGTGTTGGTATACATAAAGACGATTTGCATTTTAATATTTCGGGACACCCTATTAAAAAATTTGGAAGTCAAGGTCAGCAAAAATCATTTTTAATCGCTTTAAAACTGGCGCAGTTCGATTTTATTAAAGCACAAAGTGGTGTAAACCCTATTCTATTACTCGATGATATTTTTGATAAGCTAGATGAACAACGTGTATCTCAAATAATTAAATTGGTTGACGACGAAAACTTCGGACAACTTTTTATAAGTGATACGCATGGTGAACGTACGGAAAATGCTGTTAAGCAAGTGCATCAATCTTACGAGATTTTCAAATTAGAGTAA
- a CDS encoding DUF721 domain-containing protein: MAKRNNDNISISDALKEFVETNRLEKGLDKVNVSDAWAKLMGNGVHNYTSSVTLERETLYIQLTSSVLREELSYGKQKIIDMLNEELGKDIIKKLVLR; the protein is encoded by the coding sequence ATGGCAAAACGTAACAACGACAATATCAGTATTTCCGACGCATTAAAAGAATTTGTTGAAACTAACCGATTAGAAAAAGGTTTGGATAAAGTGAATGTATCTGATGCATGGGCAAAACTTATGGGAAACGGTGTACACAACTATACCAGCTCGGTAACGTTAGAGCGAGAAACCCTTTACATACAACTAACCTCGAGTGTTCTTAGAGAGGAATTAAGTTATGGCAAACAAAAAATAATAGACATGCTAAACGAAGAGTTAGGAAAGGATATTATTAAAAAACTGGTTTTAAGATAA
- a CDS encoding cold-shock protein, whose amino-acid sequence MSKGTVKFFNDSKGFGFITEDDNNKEHFVHISGLIDEIREGDAVEFDLQEGRKGLNAVNVKVI is encoded by the coding sequence ATGAGTAAAGGTACCGTAAAATTCTTCAACGATTCTAAAGGTTTTGGATTTATCACAGAAGATGACAACAACAAAGAACATTTCGTACACATTTCAGGACTTATCGATGAAATTCGTGAAGGTGATGCAGTTGAATTCGATCTACAAGAAGGTAGAAAAGGATTAAACGCCGTAAACGTAAAAGTAATCTAA
- a CDS encoding cold-shock protein has protein sequence MSKGTVKFFNDSKGFGFITEEGSSSEHFVHISGLIDEIREGDLVEFDLQEGRKGLNAVNVKVI, from the coding sequence ATGAGTAAAGGAACAGTAAAATTCTTCAACGATTCTAAAGGATTCGGATTTATAACAGAAGAAGGTTCAAGCAGTGAGCATTTTGTTCACATTTCAGGTTTAATCGATGAAATTCGCGAAGGCGATTTAGTAGAATTCGATTTGCAGGAAGGCAGAAAAGGATTAAACGCCGTAAACGTAAAAGTAATTTAG
- a CDS encoding nucleoside-diphosphate kinase has product MATNRTFTMLKPDAVENGHIGAILEKISASGFRIVAMKLTQMTKADAEAFYAVHNERPFFGELVEFMTRGPIVAAILEKENAVNDFRTLIGATNPADAAEGTIRKMYATSMGENAVHGSDSDENAAIEGEFHFAGREQF; this is encoded by the coding sequence ATGGCAACAAATAGAACATTTACAATGCTTAAGCCAGACGCTGTTGAAAACGGACACATTGGTGCAATATTAGAAAAAATTTCAGCTTCAGGATTTAGAATTGTAGCTATGAAATTAACACAAATGACAAAAGCTGACGCCGAAGCATTTTATGCTGTACACAACGAACGTCCATTTTTTGGAGAATTAGTTGAATTCATGACTAGAGGTCCAATAGTTGCTGCAATTTTAGAAAAAGAAAATGCAGTAAACGATTTTAGAACTTTAATTGGTGCTACAAACCCTGCAGACGCAGCTGAAGGTACTATTCGTAAAATGTATGCAACGTCTATGGGCGAAAATGCGGTACATGGTAGCGATAGTGACGAGAATGCAGCTATTGAAGGTGAATTTCACTTTGCTGGTAGAGAGCAATTTTAA
- a CDS encoding alkaline phosphatase D family protein has translation MKIRLIVSALVLTTFVQGCKTPKVEVVKQAKTQYDTTIAFGSCNKQNIENKLWVEVVKHKPDLWIWGGDNVYADTDNMKKLEADYNKLLANEDYKRLRETTKITGTWDDHDYGLNDGGVEFKAKKGSQQLFLDFLKVPKDSERRYREGVYSSQIVKSLNGSVKVIVLDTRYFRTALTDGKKNKNRYEPGVYGEGTILGEKQWQWLETELNGSDADFNIIVSSIQVLSSEHGFEKWANFPHEVDKLKSLIKKSNAKGVMVLSGDRHISEFSLTKIEGVSFPLVDFTSSGLTHVYSSFTAEPNKYRVLEVVPELSFGVLKFNFETKAVLMEMRGVGNVLQQKLLQTY, from the coding sequence ATGAAAATAAGATTAATAGTAAGCGCTTTAGTCTTAACGACTTTTGTGCAAGGCTGCAAAACACCAAAAGTAGAAGTTGTAAAACAAGCTAAAACACAGTATGATACTACTATTGCTTTCGGCTCATGTAATAAACAAAATATTGAAAATAAGCTTTGGGTTGAAGTTGTAAAACATAAGCCGGATTTATGGATTTGGGGAGGCGATAATGTCTATGCGGATACAGATAATATGAAAAAATTAGAGGCTGATTATAATAAGCTATTGGCTAATGAAGATTACAAAAGGCTAAGGGAAACAACAAAAATTACGGGTACTTGGGATGATCATGATTATGGCTTAAACGATGGTGGTGTCGAGTTTAAAGCAAAAAAGGGGAGTCAGCAATTGTTCTTGGATTTTTTGAAAGTACCAAAAGATAGTGAAAGACGATATCGCGAAGGTGTTTATAGTTCTCAAATTGTAAAGTCATTAAATGGTAGTGTGAAAGTTATTGTTTTAGATACTCGTTATTTTCGGACAGCATTAACGGATGGCAAAAAAAATAAAAATAGATATGAACCTGGTGTTTACGGAGAAGGTACCATTTTGGGTGAGAAACAGTGGCAATGGTTGGAGACAGAATTAAATGGGTCGGATGCTGATTTTAATATAATTGTAAGTAGCATTCAGGTTTTATCTTCGGAACATGGTTTTGAAAAATGGGCGAATTTTCCGCATGAAGTAGATAAGTTGAAGTCTTTAATCAAAAAATCTAATGCAAAAGGTGTTATGGTGCTTTCTGGAGATCGACATATTTCTGAATTTTCTTTAACCAAAATAGAAGGCGTTAGCTTTCCTTTAGTAGATTTCACATCTAGCGGATTAACGCATGTTTATAGTAGTTTTACTGCAGAGCCTAATAAATATCGAGTTTTAGAAGTTGTGCCAGAATTGAGTTTTGGTGTTCTAAAATTTAATTTTGAAACAAAAGCTGTGCTTATGGAAATGCGAGGAGTAGGGAATGTATTGCAGCAAAAACTTTTACAAACCTATTAA
- a CDS encoding DHH family phosphoesterase, which produces MKKEDITNIKQLLSSPKKIVIVPHKNPDGDAIGSTLALYHYLLKGNHDATVIVPNDYPTFLKWIPGNDTISVYDYQTKTCNSLIESADIIFTLDFNAFHRTGNMETPLSESKALKVMIDHHQAPDDYATYTYSDVSMSSTCEMVYNFIDMLGDADFIDADIATCIYVGIMTDTGSFRFRSTTNKTHEIIAKLIEKGADNTKIHNNIYDTNSYERLQLLGCALSNLKVVPESRAAYITLSQEELNRFNFKKGDTEGVVNYALSLSGVVLASIFIEDKQEGIIKISLRSKGDFSVNEMSRAHFHGGGHTNAAGGKSDLPLAETIEKFISILPSYNDALNNE; this is translated from the coding sequence ATGAAAAAAGAAGATATTACCAACATAAAACAACTATTATCTAGTCCTAAAAAAATAGTTATTGTTCCACATAAAAACCCTGATGGCGACGCTATTGGGTCAACTTTAGCGCTTTACCATTATCTTTTAAAAGGAAATCATGACGCGACTGTTATTGTACCAAATGATTATCCTACTTTTTTAAAATGGATTCCCGGAAATGACACAATTTCGGTTTACGATTATCAAACAAAAACCTGTAATAGTTTAATTGAATCTGCCGATATTATTTTTACCTTAGACTTTAACGCTTTCCATAGAACTGGAAATATGGAAACACCACTTTCTGAAAGCAAAGCTCTTAAAGTAATGATAGATCATCACCAAGCACCAGATGATTACGCGACTTACACGTATAGCGACGTAAGCATGAGTTCAACTTGCGAAATGGTTTATAATTTTATTGACATGCTAGGCGATGCCGATTTCATTGATGCCGATATTGCAACTTGCATTTACGTTGGAATTATGACAGATACCGGATCGTTTAGATTCCGTTCTACCACAAATAAAACACACGAGATTATAGCGAAGCTTATTGAAAAAGGAGCTGATAATACTAAAATCCATAATAACATTTACGACACAAACAGCTACGAACGTTTACAACTATTGGGTTGTGCTTTAAGTAACTTAAAAGTAGTTCCAGAATCTAGAGCGGCATACATTACGTTATCTCAAGAAGAACTTAATCGTTTTAACTTCAAAAAAGGTGATACTGAAGGGGTTGTAAACTACGCCTTATCACTAAGTGGCGTTGTACTTGCTTCTATTTTCATAGAAGATAAGCAAGAAGGGATTATTAAGATATCTTTACGTTCTAAAGGTGATTTCTCGGTAAACGAAATGTCTCGTGCGCACTTCCATGGTGGTGGCCATACTAATGCTGCTGGCGGGAAAAGCGACTTACCACTAGCTGAAACTATTGAAAAATTTATTAGTATATTACCTAGTTATAACGATGCTTTAAACAATGAATAA
- the gldI gene encoding gliding motility-associated peptidyl-prolyl isomerase GldI, producing the protein MNKLIATTLLVLLVFNCKSPEARQPISTKSGSYIDASIALNKKRFAKEKAVIEKIMEADDDAYLASDTGFWYKYQTKTESDSLKTPGFGDLINFDYDVKTLNGNEIYSKADLKTQNYAMDKQELFTGLRHGLKLMKAGETVTFIFPSDRAYGYYGDENKIGPNTPLICEVTVNSITQNQNN; encoded by the coding sequence ATGAATAAACTAATTGCCACAACCCTACTTGTCCTGCTTGTTTTTAATTGTAAAAGCCCAGAAGCGAGACAACCTATTTCTACAAAATCGGGATCGTATATCGACGCTTCTATTGCACTAAACAAAAAACGTTTTGCGAAAGAAAAAGCCGTTATTGAAAAAATAATGGAAGCCGATGATGATGCTTATTTAGCCTCTGACACAGGTTTTTGGTATAAATACCAAACAAAAACAGAAAGCGACAGCCTAAAAACACCAGGCTTTGGAGACCTTATAAATTTTGACTACGATGTTAAAACCCTTAACGGAAACGAAATTTATTCTAAAGCAGATTTAAAAACGCAAAACTATGCTATGGATAAGCAAGAGCTTTTTACAGGCTTACGCCATGGCTTAAAACTCATGAAAGCTGGTGAAACAGTAACCTTTATTTTCCCTTCAGATCGTGCATACGGTTATTATGGAGACGAAAATAAAATTGGTCCAAATACACCTTTAATTTGTGAGGTTACCGTAAACTCTATTACCCAAAATCAAAACAACTAA